One Urocitellus parryii isolate mUroPar1 chromosome 9, mUroPar1.hap1, whole genome shotgun sequence DNA segment encodes these proteins:
- the Sbk1 gene encoding serine/threonine-protein kinase SBK1: MSVGCPEPDPPHSLPCCGPGTTPGPGTGVPLLTEDMQALTLRTLAASDVTKHYELVRELGKGTYGKVDLVAYKGTGTKMALKFVNKSKTKLKNFLREVSITNSLSSSPFIIKAFDVVFETEDCYVFAQEYAPAGDLFDIIPPQVGLPEDTVKRCVQQLGLALDFMHGRQLVHRDIKPENVLLFDRECRRVKLADFGMTRRVGCRVKRVSGTIPYTAPEVCQAGRADGFAVDTGVDVWAFGVLIFCVLTGNFPWEAASGADAFFEEFVRWQRGRLPGLPSQWRRFTEPALRMFQRLLALEPERRGPAKEVFRFLKHELTSELRRRPSHRARKPPGPGDRLPNAGPLRLEAPGPLKRTVLTESGSGSRPAPPAVGPVPVPVPVPVPVPEAGLAPPGPPGRTDGRPDKSKGQVVLATAIEICV; this comes from the exons ATGAGCGTGGGCTGCCCAGAGCCCGACCCGCCGCACTCCCTGCCCTGCTGTGGGCCAGGGACCACCCCAGGCCCAGGCACAGGTGTGCCTCTCCTGACCGAAGACATGCAGGCACTGACCCTCCGCACACTGGCTGCCAGCGATGTCACCAAGCACTACGAACTTGTCCGGGAGCTGGGCAAAGGCACCTATGGGAAAGTCGACCTGGTGGCCTACAAGGGCACGG GCACAAAAATGGCACTGAAGTTTGTGAACAAGAGCAAAACGAAGCTAAAGAACTTCCTGCGGGAGGTGAGCATCACCAACAGCCTCTCGTCCAGCCCCTTCATCATCAAGGCCTTCGACGTGGTCTTTGAGACCGAGGACTGCTACGTCTTCGCCCAGGAGTACGCGCCTGCTGGGGACCTGTTTGACATCATCCCTCCCCAG GTTGGGCTCCCCGAGGACACGGTGAAGCGCTGCGTGCAGCAGCTGGGCCTGGCGCTGGACTTCATGCACGGGCGGCAGCTGGTGCACCGCGACATCAAGCCTGAGAACGTGCTGCTGTTCGATCGCGAGTGTCGCCGGGTGAAGCTGGCCGACTTCGGGATGACGCGCCGCGTGGGCTGCCGCGTGAAGCGCGTGAGCGGCACGATCCCCTACACGGCGCCCGAGGTGTGCCAGGCGGGCCGCGCCGACGGCTTCGCGGTGGACACGGGCGTGGACGTGTGGGCCTTCGGCGTGCTCATCTTCTGCGTGCTCACCGGCAACTTCCCGTGGGAGGCGGCGTCGGGCGCCGACGCCTTCTTCGAGGAGTTCGTGCGCTGGCAGCGCGGCCGCCTGCCCGGGCTGCCGTCGCAGTGGCGCCGCTTCACGGAGCCGGCGCTGCGCATGTTCCAGCGCCTGCTGGCCCTGGAGCCCGAGCGCCGCGGGCCGGCCAAGGAGGTCTTCCGCTTCCTCAAGCACGAGCTCACGTCCGAGCTGCGGCGGCGGCCCTCGCACCGAGCGCGCAAGCCGCCTGGCCCCGGGGACCGCCTGCCCAACGCGGGGCCGCTGCGCCTCGAGGCGCCTGGGCCGCTCAAGCGCACGGTGCTGACCGAGAGCGGCAGCGGCTCGCGGCCCGCGCCCCCCGCTGTCGGTCCAGTGCCGGTGCCCGTGCCCGTGCCCGTTCCGGTGCCTGAGGCTGGCCTGGCGCCCCCGGGGCCCCCCGGCAGGACCGATGGCCGCCCGGACAAGAGCAAAGGGCAGGTGGTGCTGGCCACGGCCATCGAGATCTGCGTCTGA